In a single window of the Candidatus Bathyarchaeia archaeon genome:
- a CDS encoding ABC transporter permease has product MRTLTIFKAVTRNWMRSRSGLFFSILFPVLLLLVFGAVFSGIGGSSRSTLFVQNLDISASTGEPSSFSEDFIDALNSTETFNIREVPTDANASTYTRNALGPLGGNIRILVISEGFQEDLLNGTFKVRVGITYGTLNISYQYLAPNMSDTQKIAFQQGLVQLQQFNQSLPDTKTSLTVMVDSSDQSAAVIKNIIVSVANAFNYELIGAENVIQFEEASVTATRFSNVDYYVPGITAAFIMTNGIIALTSNTTEFKRRGIIKRLSITPLTKMDWIMGNVLSQTLLNLMLTVVMIAVGWLIFNVRVIPDALSILLIFLGSIMFAGIGMTLSGLVKDVEAASAIGNAIAFPMMFLSGTYFPLEIMPSYIQTISKALPLTYFSEGLRYAMIYKYVEGVYTNMAIVAILAVVFIAVGSLVTRWKEK; this is encoded by the coding sequence ATGAGGACCCTAACTATTTTCAAAGCTGTTACTAGGAATTGGATGAGAAGCCGATCAGGACTATTCTTCAGCATACTATTCCCAGTGCTACTGCTGCTAGTATTCGGGGCAGTCTTTTCAGGCATCGGCGGGTCTTCAAGATCCACGCTTTTCGTCCAAAATCTTGACATAAGCGCATCTACCGGAGAACCTAGCAGTTTCTCGGAAGACTTTATTGATGCCTTGAACAGCACCGAGACTTTCAACATAAGAGAAGTGCCCACTGATGCAAATGCTTCAACTTATACGCGGAATGCGCTTGGACCTTTAGGCGGGAATATCCGTATCCTCGTAATCTCAGAAGGATTTCAAGAAGACTTGTTGAATGGTACATTCAAAGTCAGAGTTGGAATAACTTACGGCACACTCAACATCTCATATCAGTACCTAGCACCAAACATGAGCGACACTCAGAAGATAGCTTTCCAGCAGGGATTAGTCCAGCTGCAACAATTCAACCAGAGTTTGCCGGACACGAAAACGTCTCTAACCGTCATGGTTGACTCTTCCGATCAATCAGCGGCAGTGATAAAGAACATTATAGTCAGTGTAGCCAACGCTTTCAATTACGAGCTGATAGGCGCGGAAAACGTGATTCAATTCGAGGAAGCGTCTGTGACAGCTACACGATTCTCAAATGTGGACTACTACGTTCCAGGCATCACGGCAGCTTTCATAATGACCAACGGCATAATTGCCTTGACATCGAATACGACAGAGTTCAAGAGAAGAGGAATCATAAAGCGACTGTCGATAACGCCGCTCACCAAAATGGATTGGATAATGGGAAACGTTCTAAGCCAAACTCTTCTAAACCTTATGCTAACAGTTGTCATGATTGCGGTCGGATGGTTAATCTTCAACGTTCGAGTCATACCTGACGCGCTTTCGATACTCCTTATTTTCCTTGGGTCAATAATGTTCGCGGGCATTGGCATGACGCTGTCAGGTCTAGTGAAAGACGTAGAAGCCGCCTCAGCCATAGGCAACGCCATAGCATTCCCCATGATGTTCTTATCCGGAACTTACTTCCCACTCGAGATAATGCCAAGCTACATCCAGACCATCTCAAAGGCACTTCCATTAACCTACTTCTCTGAAGGCCTCAGATACGCCATGATCTACAAATACGTGGAAGGAGTGTACACAAACATGGCTATAGTTGCCATTCTCGC
- a CDS encoding ABC transporter ATP-binding protein, protein MSKAVVQVDSLVKQYEKLRAVDGISFEVYEGEVFAFLGPNGAGKTTTVEILECIKPLTNGTAKVFGYDVTKRDDVKEIKRRIGVLPQEFSALDKLTVKENIELIGDMYEKHLDVAEVIKLLDLEDKTRERFENLSGGLKQRVGVAAALVSDPQLVFLDEPTTGLDPKARREVWTVIENLRKLNKTVFLTTHYMEEAQVLADRVAIINKGKIVAIGSPQELVSQYGGSKVLVIRKGDEQLAGVLQKKYGQTTLNHGGDVLVKIDDVNELWQVMATLTEMKIGRDIEIQTPTIEDVFLKVVGGRITEEGELKG, encoded by the coding sequence GTGCAAGTTGATTCTCTTGTCAAGCAGTATGAAAAATTGAGGGCTGTCGACGGCATTTCTTTCGAAGTGTACGAGGGGGAGGTCTTTGCATTTCTGGGTCCTAACGGAGCCGGGAAAACGACCACTGTTGAGATTCTTGAATGTATAAAACCCCTTACAAACGGAACTGCTAAAGTTTTCGGATATGACGTGACTAAGAGGGACGATGTTAAAGAGATCAAGAGAAGAATAGGAGTCTTACCACAGGAGTTCAGCGCTTTAGATAAGCTCACTGTCAAAGAAAACATAGAACTCATTGGGGATATGTATGAGAAGCATCTTGATGTCGCCGAGGTTATCAAGCTCCTTGACTTGGAAGACAAGACTAGGGAGAGATTTGAGAATCTCTCGGGCGGTTTGAAGCAAAGGGTCGGCGTTGCAGCCGCCTTGGTTAGCGATCCACAACTTGTGTTCTTGGATGAGCCTACAACGGGTCTTGACCCCAAAGCACGGAGGGAAGTTTGGACTGTGATTGAGAATCTCAGGAAGCTGAACAAAACTGTGTTCTTAACGACTCATTATATGGAGGAAGCGCAGGTGCTGGCTGACAGAGTAGCCATCATAAACAAGGGGAAAATAGTCGCGATTGGTTCTCCTCAAGAGTTGGTATCGCAGTACGGTGGGTCGAAAGTCCTTGTTATACGGAAAGGAGACGAGCAGTTAGCAGGTGTGTTGCAGAAAAAATACGGTCAGACCACTTTGAACCATGGTGGAGATGTCCTAGTTAAGATAGATGACGTGAACGAATTGTGGCAGGTTATGGCTACATTGACTGAGATGAAAATTGGCAGAGATATCGAAATTCAGACGCCAACCATTGAAGATGTGTTTCTCAAGGTAGTTGGTGGACGAATAACAGAAGAAGGTGAACTGAAAGGATGA